In Pongo abelii isolate AG06213 chromosome X, NHGRI_mPonAbe1-v2.0_pri, whole genome shotgun sequence, one DNA window encodes the following:
- the LOC100938331 gene encoding MAPK regulated corepressor interacting protein 2-like, whose product MYTITNGPSKLVAQRRTGLTQQQVEGQLHELLKRRQPAPPTLQPQRAQPFAQPPGPWPLSSPGPRLVFNRVNGRPAPSKSPSLQVTQETYTLAHKENVRFVSEGWQQVQQQLDGGPASEGGPRPVQYVERIPNPRLQNFVPIDLDKWWAQHFLARITSCS is encoded by the coding sequence ATGTACACCATCACCAACGGGCCCAGCAAGCTGGTCGCGCAGCGCCGCACAGGTCTCACGCAGCAGCAGGTGGAGGGCCAGCTCCACGAGCTCCTGAAACGCCGGCAGCCCGCGCCGCCGACCTTGCAGCCCCAGCGGGCGCAGCCCTTCGCGCAGCCGCCGGGACCCTGGCCCCTGTCGAGTCCAGGGCCAAGGCTTGTGTTCAATCGTGTGAATGGCCGGCCGGCCCCCTCCAAGTCCCCATCCCTCCAGGTGACCCAGGAGACCTACACACTGGCCCACAAGGAGAATGTCCGCTTTGTGTCCGAAGGCTGGCAGCAGGTGCAGCAGCAGCTGGATGGTGGCCCAGCCAGTGAGGGCGGGCCAAGGCCTGTGCAGTACGTGGAGAGGATCCCCAATCCCCGGCTGCAGAACTTCGTGCCCATTGACCTGGACAAGTGGTGGGCGCAGCACTTCCTGGCTAGAATCACCAGCTGTTCCTAG